A portion of the Ricinus communis isolate WT05 ecotype wild-type chromosome 10, ASM1957865v1, whole genome shotgun sequence genome contains these proteins:
- the LOC8263127 gene encoding uncharacterized protein LOC8263127 codes for MDLTAAQSLSHAKIPGCSASIAPPIFHSKTSLLAHNLIPFHSSKVTLLPQQHGFRIKTRKHRSLGPIHASEGENTVRDVQDKWILEPVGDGDSRHIGYQVKMPDAFEIASNEVTVGRLPEKADMVIPVATVSGVHARLQKKGENLLVTDLDSTNGTFINEKRLSPGVVAAASSGSFITFGDIHLAMFRASKIESASKPEESEEREETGSSGSIDGNETS; via the exons atggaTTTAACAGCAGCACAGTCTCTATCCCATGCCAAGATCCCAGGCTGCTCAGCTTCTATAGCTCCACCCATCTTTCATTCTAAAACCTCTCTTCTTGCTCATAATTTAATCCCTTTTCACTCTTCAAAGGTTACCCTTTTGCCACAACAACATGGTTTTAGAATTAAAACAAGAAAGCACAGGAGTCTTGGTCCTATTCATGCTTCTGAAGGTGAAAACACAGTCAGAGATGTTCAGGATAAGTGGATTCTTGAACCTGTTG GTGATGGAGATTCAAGGCACATAGGTTACCAGGTTAAAATGCCAGACGCATTTGAAATTGCTTCT AATGAGGTGACCGTTGGCCGTCTTCCTGAAAAGGCAGATATGGTGATTCCAGTTGCAACAG TATCTGGTGTTCATGCCCGTCTTCAGAAGAAGGGAGAAAATCTGCTGGTTACAGATTTGGACAGTACTAATGGGACATTCATCAATGAAAAGCGGCTGAGTCCGGGAGTTGTTGCCGCTGCATCATCTGGAAGTTTTATCACCTTTG GTGATATTCACCTTGCAATGTTTCGTGCCTCGAAGATTGAGAGTGCAAGCAAACCAGAGGAAtctgaagaaagagaagagacGGGTAGTAGTGGCTCAATTGATGGGAATGAAACAAGTTAA
- the LOC8263128 gene encoding protein SIEL isoform X2 — MEHHVWRSCEGSLDNTNTQSLTSVRSLIVNPHTSNSTISLILEALTRSLNLTTHSLTRQRTLKLLTDVASRRPYLSSLIFQSIHSITLDFESLAALCSISELNKNLKVELVDRLFISMCFDAPACERLRLLRNGERLGVGVHVLLTVFLGFSKDPYPYVRKEALNGLVSLCKYGVFEDKSVIEGCYRRGVELLKDADDCVRSAAVNLVSEWGLMLIAANQEEDKTDWFDTVFLQLCSMVRDMSMGVRVGAFSALGKIQIVSEDILLQTLSKKVLPIIKEKKSQIAERFQSLAASAAGAFMHGLEDEFYEFLGTLIDNNDIIRTAARKVYKYVKLPSMELFRLSIDGLLGNLDIYPQDEADVFSVLFYMGRSHKDFTTSIIKEAYQEIEPVSNGNMSLDSARVAAFLVLAISAPFSHDQNGQSIPPRYFSYAVTLLGRISFALRDILDQSTLLAYISRCSRAPISSGMEVEGEESSLPVGTSNIECQLKEHDQFRKFMDLIFAKVKDVWVLVHSSCISAALKTLRACKEELTMLSLALAEPTGVVAFMSQYLKVTKLLAKIWGNIVWKVQSYEIGELEILLSKLERRLREMRSRFIGFSKEEESYVLELILVACILRLSKAEICCYHTTLKRLSATISLIEFLHEEGSIELSNFVVEVKKTLHESGISIGGTLCSPFGFMKLIDHFSIKQFSSCTGVRHLYAAMNVPNIDSENPLPFVPGLPVAIPLTITLHNVLSETRLWLRLAMSEESIQFLFLDLNILGGSDEVKKCTFVAPFYRTPKTGSFTLRVCIGMECMFEDVHSVKNFGGPKRRLVYLCPEKEVYLSMV, encoded by the exons ATGGAGCATCATGTTTGGAGGTCGTGCGAAGGCTCTCTAGACAACACCAATACACAATCCCTAACTTCAGTAAGATCACTCATTGTCAATCCTCACACTTCAAATTCCACAATCTCATTAATCCTCGAAGCCTTAACTCGCTCTCTCAATCTCACAACTCACTCGCTCACTCGTCAACGCACTCTCAAACTACTGACTGACGTCGCATCACGCCGCCCTTATCTCTCTTCTTTGATTTTTCAGTCTATCCATTCAATTACGCTTGACTTTGAGTCACTCGCCGCGCTCTGTTCCATTTCTGAgctaaataagaatttaaaagtgGAGCTTGTTGATCGTCTTTTTATTTCGATGTGTTTTGATGCGCCGGCTTGTGAGCGGTTGCGGCTACTTAGAAATGGAGAGAGACTTGGTGTGGGGGTGCATGTGTTGCTGACGGTGTTTCTAGGGTTTAGTAAAGATCCTTATCCTTACGTGAGGAAAGAGGCTTTGAATGGATTAGTGAGTTTGTGTAAATACGGAGTTTTTGAGGATAAGAGTGTGATTGAAGGATGTTATCGCCGTGGCGTTGAGCTTTTAAAAGACGCTGATGATTGTGTACGGTCTGCCGCCGTTAATTTG GTCAGTGAATGGGGTCTTATGCTTATAGCAGCTAATCAAGAGGAAGATAAAACAGATTGGTTTGATACTGTATTCTTACAG CTATGTTCTATGGTAAGAGATATGAGTATGGGAGTAAGGGTAGGAGCTTTTAGTGCCCTAGGGAAGATACAAATAGTATCGGAGGACATTCTATTACAAACCCTATCCAAGAAGGTCTTACCAATCATCAAAGAGAAGAAGTCTCAAATTGCAGAAAGGTTTCAGAGTTTGGCGGCAAGTGCTGCTGGTGCTTTTATGCATGGGCTTGAGGACGAATTCTATGAG TTTCTTGGCACTCTGATAGACAATAATGATATCATAAGAACTGCAGCAagaaaagtttataaatatgtgAAGCTGCCCAGTATGGAGTTGTTTAGACTATCTATAGACGGCCTTCTAGGAAATCTGGATATCTATCCTCAG gATGAAGCTGATGTCTTCTccgttttattttatatgggCCGAAGCCATAAGGATTTCACAACTAGCATTATCAAGGAAGCATATCAAGAG aTAGAGCCAGTTTCCAATGGAAATATGAGCCTGGATAGTGCAAGAGTAGCTGCATTTCTTGTACTTGCTATCTCAGCTCCATTCTCACATGATCAAAATGGCCAAAGTATTCCACCTAGATATTTCTCTTATGCAGTTACATTGCTAGGGCGGATCTCTTTTGCTCTGAGAGATATTCTAGACCAAAGCACTCTTTTGGCATATATCTCACGGTGCAGTAGAGCCCCTATTTCTTCTGGGATGGAAGTTGAAGGGGAAGAATCATCTTTGCCTGTAG GGACTTCGAATATAGAATGCCAACTCAAAGAGCATGATCAGTTCAGGAAATTTATGGATCTTATTTTTGCCAAGGTCAAAGATGTATGGGTATTGGTGCATTCAAGTTGCATCAGTGCAGCATTAAAGACTTTGAG GGCTTGCAAGGAAGAGTTGACAATGCTCTCTTTGGCATTGGCTGAACCCACTGGTGTTGTGGCTTTTATGTCGCAGTACCTGAAAGTAACTAAATTGCTTGCTAAGATATGGGGGAACATTGTGTGGAAGGTTCAATCTTATGAAATTGGAGAGTTGGAGATCCTTTTAAGTAAATTAGAAAGGAGGTTAAGAGAAATGAGGTCTAGATTTATTGGATTTTCTAAAGAAGAGGAGTCATATGTCTTGGAGCTTATACTTGTGGCATGTATATTGAGGTTGTCCAAAGCTGAAATCTGCTGTTACCATACTACTTTGAAAAGGCTGTCTGCTACAATCTCGCTTATAGAATTTCTTCACGAGGAAGGGTCTATTGAATTGTCCAATTTTGTAGTGGAAGTAAAGAAAACTTTGCATGAAAGTGGCATTTCAATAGGTGGTACTCTTTGCAGTCCCTTTGGGTTCATGAAGTTGATTGATCACTTTTCCATTAAGCAGTTCAGTTCATGCACAGGAGTAAGGCATTTATATGCAGCAATGAATGTTCCTAATATTGATTCTGAAAACCCTCTTCCTTTTGTGCCGGGGCTACCTGTGGCTATACCTTTAACAATCACCTTGCATAATGTTTTGAGTGAGACTAGGTTGTGGCTGAGGCTGGCAATGTCTGAAGAGTCAATTCAGTTTCTCTTCTTAGATCTGAACATTCTTGGAGGCAGTGATGAGGTCAAGAAATGCACATTTGTTGCACCCTTTTACAGAACTCCAAAA
- the LOC8263128 gene encoding protein SIEL isoform X1, whose translation MEHHVWRSCEGSLDNTNTQSLTSVRSLIVNPHTSNSTISLILEALTRSLNLTTHSLTRQRTLKLLTDVASRRPYLSSLIFQSIHSITLDFESLAALCSISELNKNLKVELVDRLFISMCFDAPACERLRLLRNGERLGVGVHVLLTVFLGFSKDPYPYVRKEALNGLVSLCKYGVFEDKSVIEGCYRRGVELLKDADDCVRSAAVNLVSEWGLMLIAANQEEDKTDWFDTVFLQLCSMVRDMSMGVRVGAFSALGKIQIVSEDILLQTLSKKVLPIIKEKKSQIAERFQSLAASAAGAFMHGLEDEFYEVRKSACYSLRKLVILSAEFAGRALNLLIDLLNDSSLVVRLEALGTLHHMAASDCLNVQEMHMHMFLGTLIDNNDIIRTAARKVYKYVKLPSMELFRLSIDGLLGNLDIYPQDEADVFSVLFYMGRSHKDFTTSIIKEAYQEIEPVSNGNMSLDSARVAAFLVLAISAPFSHDQNGQSIPPRYFSYAVTLLGRISFALRDILDQSTLLAYISRCSRAPISSGMEVEGEESSLPVGTSNIECQLKEHDQFRKFMDLIFAKVKDVWVLVHSSCISAALKTLRACKEELTMLSLALAEPTGVVAFMSQYLKVTKLLAKIWGNIVWKVQSYEIGELEILLSKLERRLREMRSRFIGFSKEEESYVLELILVACILRLSKAEICCYHTTLKRLSATISLIEFLHEEGSIELSNFVVEVKKTLHESGISIGGTLCSPFGFMKLIDHFSIKQFSSCTGVRHLYAAMNVPNIDSENPLPFVPGLPVAIPLTITLHNVLSETRLWLRLAMSEESIQFLFLDLNILGGSDEVKKCTFVAPFYRTPKTGSFTLRVCIGMECMFEDVHSVKNFGGPKRRLVYLCPEKEVYLSMV comes from the exons ATGGAGCATCATGTTTGGAGGTCGTGCGAAGGCTCTCTAGACAACACCAATACACAATCCCTAACTTCAGTAAGATCACTCATTGTCAATCCTCACACTTCAAATTCCACAATCTCATTAATCCTCGAAGCCTTAACTCGCTCTCTCAATCTCACAACTCACTCGCTCACTCGTCAACGCACTCTCAAACTACTGACTGACGTCGCATCACGCCGCCCTTATCTCTCTTCTTTGATTTTTCAGTCTATCCATTCAATTACGCTTGACTTTGAGTCACTCGCCGCGCTCTGTTCCATTTCTGAgctaaataagaatttaaaagtgGAGCTTGTTGATCGTCTTTTTATTTCGATGTGTTTTGATGCGCCGGCTTGTGAGCGGTTGCGGCTACTTAGAAATGGAGAGAGACTTGGTGTGGGGGTGCATGTGTTGCTGACGGTGTTTCTAGGGTTTAGTAAAGATCCTTATCCTTACGTGAGGAAAGAGGCTTTGAATGGATTAGTGAGTTTGTGTAAATACGGAGTTTTTGAGGATAAGAGTGTGATTGAAGGATGTTATCGCCGTGGCGTTGAGCTTTTAAAAGACGCTGATGATTGTGTACGGTCTGCCGCCGTTAATTTG GTCAGTGAATGGGGTCTTATGCTTATAGCAGCTAATCAAGAGGAAGATAAAACAGATTGGTTTGATACTGTATTCTTACAG CTATGTTCTATGGTAAGAGATATGAGTATGGGAGTAAGGGTAGGAGCTTTTAGTGCCCTAGGGAAGATACAAATAGTATCGGAGGACATTCTATTACAAACCCTATCCAAGAAGGTCTTACCAATCATCAAAGAGAAGAAGTCTCAAATTGCAGAAAGGTTTCAGAGTTTGGCGGCAAGTGCTGCTGGTGCTTTTATGCATGGGCTTGAGGACGAATTCTATGAG GTGAGAAAATCTGCCTGTTACTCATTGCGTAAGCTTGTCATCCTTTCTGCTGAGTTTGCTGGCCGGGCCCTAAACCTGTTAATAGACTTGCTGAATGATAGTTCGTTGGTTGTCAGGCTAGAAGCTCTGGGAACTCTGCATCATATGGCAGCCTCTGATTGTCTAAATGTGCAAGAGATGCACATGcatatg TTTCTTGGCACTCTGATAGACAATAATGATATCATAAGAACTGCAGCAagaaaagtttataaatatgtgAAGCTGCCCAGTATGGAGTTGTTTAGACTATCTATAGACGGCCTTCTAGGAAATCTGGATATCTATCCTCAG gATGAAGCTGATGTCTTCTccgttttattttatatgggCCGAAGCCATAAGGATTTCACAACTAGCATTATCAAGGAAGCATATCAAGAG aTAGAGCCAGTTTCCAATGGAAATATGAGCCTGGATAGTGCAAGAGTAGCTGCATTTCTTGTACTTGCTATCTCAGCTCCATTCTCACATGATCAAAATGGCCAAAGTATTCCACCTAGATATTTCTCTTATGCAGTTACATTGCTAGGGCGGATCTCTTTTGCTCTGAGAGATATTCTAGACCAAAGCACTCTTTTGGCATATATCTCACGGTGCAGTAGAGCCCCTATTTCTTCTGGGATGGAAGTTGAAGGGGAAGAATCATCTTTGCCTGTAG GGACTTCGAATATAGAATGCCAACTCAAAGAGCATGATCAGTTCAGGAAATTTATGGATCTTATTTTTGCCAAGGTCAAAGATGTATGGGTATTGGTGCATTCAAGTTGCATCAGTGCAGCATTAAAGACTTTGAG GGCTTGCAAGGAAGAGTTGACAATGCTCTCTTTGGCATTGGCTGAACCCACTGGTGTTGTGGCTTTTATGTCGCAGTACCTGAAAGTAACTAAATTGCTTGCTAAGATATGGGGGAACATTGTGTGGAAGGTTCAATCTTATGAAATTGGAGAGTTGGAGATCCTTTTAAGTAAATTAGAAAGGAGGTTAAGAGAAATGAGGTCTAGATTTATTGGATTTTCTAAAGAAGAGGAGTCATATGTCTTGGAGCTTATACTTGTGGCATGTATATTGAGGTTGTCCAAAGCTGAAATCTGCTGTTACCATACTACTTTGAAAAGGCTGTCTGCTACAATCTCGCTTATAGAATTTCTTCACGAGGAAGGGTCTATTGAATTGTCCAATTTTGTAGTGGAAGTAAAGAAAACTTTGCATGAAAGTGGCATTTCAATAGGTGGTACTCTTTGCAGTCCCTTTGGGTTCATGAAGTTGATTGATCACTTTTCCATTAAGCAGTTCAGTTCATGCACAGGAGTAAGGCATTTATATGCAGCAATGAATGTTCCTAATATTGATTCTGAAAACCCTCTTCCTTTTGTGCCGGGGCTACCTGTGGCTATACCTTTAACAATCACCTTGCATAATGTTTTGAGTGAGACTAGGTTGTGGCTGAGGCTGGCAATGTCTGAAGAGTCAATTCAGTTTCTCTTCTTAGATCTGAACATTCTTGGAGGCAGTGATGAGGTCAAGAAATGCACATTTGTTGCACCCTTTTACAGAACTCCAAAA